A region of Sulfuricella denitrificans skB26 DNA encodes the following proteins:
- a CDS encoding tetratricopeptide repeat protein, translating to MRFPRYGIGWKALGTALSGQGKSSEALDALQRAIALSRDDAEAHSNLGNALKNLRRFSEAETSYRQAIKIRPNFAEAQCNLGVVLVEQGRLSEAEANLRRALEIKPNHADAHNNLGIALMKQERLSEAEPCFQQALKIKPDYHEALNNLGSLLTEQGLLAEAEISCVEALKIKPDYVPALSNLGVCLQQQGRLAESEACFRRALEIKPDSAEALCGLGITLNDQGRFPEAEANLRRALEIKPDYVDAHSNLGMILEKQGRIDEAIASYNRALELDPDNPDILNNFGLALQDQGRLEESIPLMRHALKSKPGHLAAQNNLLFGFNYHPDLSAEEIFRAYQEYDTQTGLPLRSTWLPHRNDKNPARRLKIGYVSPDFRQHAVRNFLEPLLAWHDKSSVEVYAYAELTQEDDATTRYRSYVDHWIPTKGMNDEALAQRIRDDGIDILVELAGHTASNRLTVFARKPAPVSLSWMGYGYTTGLSAIDYYLTDAVSAPLGSDSLFAEQPWRLENPPHAYRPAVDMGEVGDLPAQQRGYITFGTLTRSIRINHRTIRVWSEILKAMPNSRLVIDSRNFKDPLMQERMATRFEEHDIARERLEIGYHSPPWDVFRGIDIGLDCFPHNSGTTLFESLYMGVPYITLAGRPSVGRLGSSILQAVGHPEWIAESENEYITKAVKLAGNWDHLASIRSQLRTEMDNSPIRDEAGFARKVENAYRQMWQHWCELPSDH from the coding sequence ATGCGGTTCCCCAGGTATGGGATAGGCTGGAAGGCTCTGGGAACAGCACTATCAGGTCAGGGGAAAAGTTCCGAGGCATTGGATGCTTTACAGAGGGCAATTGCGCTATCAAGGGATGATGCGGAAGCACATAGCAACCTTGGCAATGCGCTGAAGAATCTGCGTCGTTTTAGCGAAGCCGAAACCAGCTACCGGCAGGCGATAAAAATCAGGCCGAACTTCGCCGAAGCGCAATGCAACCTGGGTGTTGTTCTCGTCGAACAAGGCCGGTTAAGTGAAGCTGAAGCTAATTTACGTCGAGCGCTGGAGATCAAGCCCAACCACGCTGATGCGCACAACAATCTTGGCATCGCGCTGATGAAGCAGGAGCGACTATCGGAAGCAGAGCCATGCTTTCAGCAGGCGCTTAAAATCAAACCAGACTACCATGAAGCGCTCAACAATCTAGGCTCTCTTTTAACTGAACAGGGATTGCTGGCCGAAGCTGAAATCAGTTGCGTGGAAGCGCTGAAAATCAAACCAGATTATGTTCCGGCACTGAGCAACCTGGGTGTCTGCCTGCAACAGCAAGGCAGATTAGCTGAATCCGAAGCCTGTTTTCGTCGCGCGCTTGAAATCAAGCCGGATTCGGCTGAGGCGCTTTGCGGCCTGGGCATCACCCTCAACGACCAGGGCCGTTTTCCCGAAGCAGAAGCCAACCTGCGTCGCGCACTGGAAATCAAGCCGGATTATGTTGATGCCCACAGCAACCTGGGGATGATTTTGGAAAAACAGGGCAGGATCGATGAGGCGATCGCAAGCTATAACCGGGCGCTGGAACTCGATCCTGACAATCCTGACATACTTAACAATTTTGGCTTGGCCCTGCAGGATCAAGGGCGACTTGAGGAGTCCATTCCCTTGATGCGCCACGCCCTGAAATCAAAACCAGGCCATCTGGCAGCGCAGAACAATCTGCTGTTCGGATTTAATTATCATCCCGACCTGAGCGCGGAAGAAATTTTTCGGGCATACCAGGAGTACGACACCCAAACAGGGTTGCCGCTGCGCTCGACCTGGCTTCCTCATCGCAACGACAAGAACCCTGCCCGCCGTCTGAAGATAGGTTACGTCTCTCCCGACTTTCGCCAGCATGCCGTTCGAAACTTCCTGGAGCCACTACTGGCATGGCATGACAAGTCCTCGGTGGAGGTCTACGCCTATGCAGAGCTGACCCAGGAAGATGACGCCACCACCCGCTACCGAAGTTATGTAGATCATTGGATACCTACCAAAGGCATGAACGACGAAGCGCTTGCGCAGCGTATCCGTGACGATGGTATCGACATATTGGTCGAACTGGCGGGACATACCGCGAGTAATCGACTGACTGTCTTTGCCCGAAAACCGGCCCCTGTTTCATTAAGCTGGATGGGCTATGGCTACACTACGGGTCTGAGCGCAATCGACTACTACCTTACCGATGCTGTCAGCGCTCCATTGGGCAGCGATAGCCTATTTGCCGAGCAGCCTTGGAGGCTGGAAAACCCACCTCATGCCTATCGACCAGCCGTAGACATGGGTGAGGTTGGCGATCTGCCAGCACAACAACGCGGTTACATTACATTTGGCACCCTGACCCGCTCGATACGTATCAATCACCGCACGATACGGGTGTGGTCGGAGATCCTCAAAGCCATGCCAAACTCACGCCTTGTCATCGACAGCCGCAACTTCAAAGACCCCTTGATGCAGGAACGGATGGCTACCAGATTTGAGGAACATGACATAGCTCGAGAGCGGCTGGAAATCGGCTATCATAGCCCTCCCTGGGATGTATTTCGGGGCATCGACATCGGCCTGGATTGTTTCCCCCACAACTCCGGCACTACCCTATTTGAATCGCTCTATATGGGCGTACCCTACATCACGTTGGCGGGGCGGCCTTCAGTCGGACGGTTGGGCAGTAGCATCCTTCAAGCGGTAGGCCACCCGGAATGGATTGCCGAGAGCGAAAATGAATATATCACCAAGGCAGTCAAGCTGGCTGGCAATTGGGATCACCTGGCAAGCATACGCTCGCAATTACGAACAGAAATGGATAACAGCCCGATCAGGGACGAGGCCGGTTTTGCGCGCAAGGTAGAGAATGCGTATCGGCAAATGTGGCAACATTGGTGTGAGTTACCGTCGGATCACTAG
- a CDS encoding class I SAM-dependent methyltransferase codes for MKCRHCQTELTLPFIDLGAAPPSNAYLTSQTLHAPEKYFPLRVLVCTECWLVQTEDYAGADELFSADYAYFSSFSTTWLNHAEEYVADMVQRFGLNGNSRIVEVAANDGYLLQYVKARNIPCLGVEPTAGTAGAARKKGIEIVKAFFGVRLARDLVGQGKQADLTVANNVLAHVPDINDFVAGFSLLLKPAGVSTFEFPHLLRLVSENQFDTIYHEHYSYLSLTTVKRIFEHNGLSVFDVEELPTHGGSLRVYAQRSDSGVRKQSPNVAAISAYEAAAGMIDKAFYAGFQTKADHIKNDFLAFLIDAKRANKAVAGYGAAAKGNTLLNYAGVRSDLLPYVVDRNPAKQDKFLPGCRIPIVAEAHLQQTQPDYVAILPWNLREEVMAQLAYIREWGGQFVTSVPVLEIK; via the coding sequence ATGAAATGCCGGCACTGCCAGACTGAACTGACGTTGCCGTTCATCGACCTGGGAGCGGCGCCACCGTCCAACGCCTACCTCACTTCACAGACCTTGCATGCGCCAGAAAAATATTTTCCATTGCGCGTGTTGGTGTGTACCGAATGCTGGCTGGTGCAGACCGAGGATTACGCAGGTGCAGACGAACTGTTTTCCGCCGATTACGCTTACTTCAGCTCCTTCTCAACGACCTGGTTAAACCACGCTGAAGAGTATGTGGCGGATATGGTGCAGCGTTTTGGTCTGAATGGGAATTCCCGTATTGTCGAAGTGGCGGCAAATGATGGCTATCTGCTTCAATACGTCAAAGCACGTAATATCCCTTGCCTTGGGGTGGAACCTACCGCCGGCACAGCTGGCGCTGCGCGGAAAAAAGGTATTGAGATCGTCAAGGCTTTTTTCGGTGTTCGCCTCGCCCGCGACCTTGTAGGTCAAGGAAAGCAGGCTGACCTGACTGTAGCCAACAACGTGTTGGCCCACGTACCGGACATTAACGATTTTGTTGCCGGCTTCAGCCTTCTGCTTAAACCGGCGGGAGTCTCCACCTTCGAGTTTCCTCACCTTCTGCGACTAGTGTCCGAAAATCAGTTCGACACCATTTACCATGAGCACTACTCCTACCTTTCATTGACTACAGTAAAACGCATCTTCGAGCACAACGGGTTGAGTGTATTTGATGTGGAGGAGTTGCCAACCCACGGTGGCAGTCTGCGTGTATACGCACAACGCAGCGATTCTGGGGTGCGTAAACAAAGTCCGAATGTGGCAGCGATTTCGGCATATGAAGCAGCGGCAGGCATGATTGACAAAGCGTTTTATGCGGGTTTTCAAACCAAAGCAGATCACATAAAAAATGATTTTTTGGCTTTTTTGATTGACGCTAAGCGCGCTAATAAAGCAGTCGCGGGGTATGGTGCAGCCGCCAAGGGGAACACCCTTCTAAATTATGCGGGTGTTCGATCGGACTTGCTGCCTTACGTTGTGGATCGCAACCCCGCCAAGCAAGATAAATTCTTGCCTGGTTGCCGTATCCCGATTGTTGCCGAAGCGCATTTGCAACAAACCCAACCAGATTATGTGGCAATACTGCCGTGGAATT
- the rfbF gene encoding glucose-1-phosphate cytidylyltransferase, producing MKAIILAGGLGTRISEETSVKPKPMIEIGGRPVLWHIMKLYSTHGINDFVVCCGYKGYVIKEYFANYFLHMSDVTFDMQNNQMEVHERHAEPWRVTLVDTGDDTMTGGRLKRVAQYIKDEEAFCFTYGDGVADVDISALVAFHRQHGKHATVTAVQPPGRYGALAMDGGSVRGFIEKPQGDGGWINGGFFVLSPACLDLVIDDTTSWEGAPLSQLATQGELMAYEHNRFWQPMDTLRDKNHLENLWQSGKAPWKVWK from the coding sequence ATGAAGGCGATCATACTTGCGGGTGGGTTAGGGACAAGGATAAGCGAGGAGACATCGGTCAAGCCCAAGCCGATGATAGAAATCGGCGGTCGGCCTGTGTTGTGGCATATCATGAAACTGTACTCGACCCACGGCATCAATGATTTTGTGGTTTGTTGCGGCTACAAAGGCTATGTCATCAAGGAATATTTTGCCAATTATTTTCTGCACATGTCAGATGTAACTTTCGACATGCAGAACAACCAGATGGAAGTGCATGAACGACACGCCGAGCCGTGGCGTGTCACGCTGGTGGACACCGGTGACGACACCATGACGGGCGGGCGGTTGAAGCGTGTTGCTCAATATATCAAAGACGAAGAAGCATTTTGTTTTACCTATGGTGACGGCGTAGCGGATGTGGATATCTCAGCATTGGTAGCCTTTCACCGGCAGCACGGTAAGCATGCGACTGTGACAGCAGTTCAGCCGCCCGGACGTTATGGTGCGTTAGCCATGGATGGCGGTTCAGTGCGCGGCTTTATTGAAAAGCCGCAAGGTGACGGCGGCTGGATTAATGGCGGATTTTTTGTATTGTCGCCAGCCTGCCTTGACCTTGTTATCGATGACACCACATCCTGGGAGGGTGCGCCGCTCAGCCAGCTTGCAACGCAAGGCGAGCTAATGGCATATGAACACAATAGGTTCTGGCAGCCAATGGATACGTTACGCGACAAAAATCACCTGGAAAATCTTTGGCAAAGTGGCAAGGCTCCATGGAAAGTGTGGAAATGA
- the rfbG gene encoding CDP-glucose 4,6-dehydratase, producing the protein MNPNFWRGKCVFITGHTGFKGGWLSLWLQSMGAEVHGYALNPPTEPNLFTVAEVGKGMASSKIADIRDADKLSRAMQVAHPEIVFHLAAQPLVRYSYVHPVETYAVNVMGTVHMLEAVRATSSVKAVVNVTTDKCYENREWIWGYREIEAMGGFDPYSSSKGCAELVTAAYRRSFLESACIALASARAGNVIGGGDWAADRLIPDFLRALDAGETLKLHSPLSTRPWQHVLEPLSGYLMLAERLYTDGAIFAEAWNFGPSDEGARTVQWIVECLAEMRKDLNWQCDQSLQPHEARYLKLDSSKAHHQLNWRPRWQLRTALQKTMEWHEAWRKAEDMRSVTMAQISNYHSLTQNA; encoded by the coding sequence ATGAATCCAAATTTCTGGCGTGGCAAGTGCGTGTTTATCACCGGCCATACCGGATTCAAAGGCGGCTGGCTATCGCTATGGCTGCAATCCATGGGTGCGGAAGTACATGGCTACGCGCTTAACCCGCCAACAGAGCCCAATCTTTTTACCGTAGCGGAGGTTGGCAAAGGCATGGCGAGCAGCAAAATTGCGGATATCCGCGATGCCGACAAACTCAGCCGTGCCATGCAAGTGGCTCACCCGGAAATTGTATTTCATCTGGCTGCCCAACCTTTGGTACGTTACTCTTATGTTCACCCTGTAGAGACCTACGCGGTAAATGTGATGGGAACGGTGCATATGCTCGAAGCCGTACGTGCCACATCCAGCGTGAAGGCGGTTGTGAATGTCACCACAGACAAATGCTATGAAAACCGCGAGTGGATATGGGGTTACCGCGAGATTGAAGCCATGGGGGGATTTGACCCATATTCGAGCAGCAAGGGCTGTGCCGAATTAGTGACCGCCGCCTATAGACGATCTTTCCTTGAATCAGCATGCATCGCGCTGGCGAGCGCACGGGCGGGGAATGTGATTGGTGGCGGCGACTGGGCGGCAGACCGATTGATCCCGGATTTTCTACGCGCCCTGGATGCAGGCGAAACATTAAAGTTGCATTCCCCTCTATCCACGCGCCCATGGCAGCATGTACTGGAGCCGCTGTCAGGCTATTTGATGCTGGCGGAACGGCTTTATACGGATGGCGCCATTTTTGCCGAGGCCTGGAACTTTGGTCCTTCAGATGAGGGTGCCCGCACAGTGCAATGGATTGTCGAATGCCTGGCAGAAATGCGCAAAGACCTAAACTGGCAATGCGACCAATCATTGCAACCGCATGAAGCACGCTATCTCAAGCTGGATAGCAGCAAGGCACACCACCAGTTGAACTGGCGGCCACGCTGGCAATTGCGGACTGCCTTGCAAAAGACGATGGAATGGCATGAAGCGTGGCGTAAGGCCGAAGACATGAGATCTGTCACAATGGCACAGATCAGTAATTACCATTCCTTGACGCAGAACGCTTAA
- the rfbC gene encoding dTDP-4-dehydrorhamnose 3,5-epimerase, giving the protein MQRFDFIPTPLVGLMVVQRKVIEDYRGLLSRLYCVEEFCAAGINKPIAQINHTITHNKGAVRGLHFQHPPHTETKLVSCLTGAIWDVAVDFRRNSPTFLQWHGETLSAENRKSLFIPEGFAHGFQTLTEDCELIYLHTAAYRPDAEGALNVADPRLNITWPLPIDDLSERDRNHSFIGLDSQGIVL; this is encoded by the coding sequence ATGCAGCGCTTTGATTTTATTCCAACCCCCTTGGTGGGCCTTATGGTGGTGCAACGTAAGGTAATAGAAGATTATCGAGGCCTTCTGTCACGCCTTTATTGTGTCGAAGAATTTTGTGCAGCCGGCATTAATAAACCTATTGCCCAAATCAATCATACGATCACCCACAATAAAGGCGCGGTGCGTGGCCTGCATTTTCAGCATCCACCTCATACCGAGACCAAGCTGGTAAGTTGTTTAACGGGCGCAATATGGGATGTGGCAGTTGATTTCCGGCGCAACTCACCAACTTTCCTGCAATGGCATGGTGAAACTCTCTCTGCCGAAAATCGCAAGAGTTTGTTCATTCCTGAAGGCTTTGCCCATGGTTTCCAAACACTGACTGAGGATTGCGAGCTTATTTATTTGCATACAGCCGCTTATCGTCCCGATGCAGAAGGTGCGCTGAACGTGGCAGATCCAAGGCTAAATATTACTTGGCCTTTGCCGATAGACGATCTTTCCGAGCGAGACCGCAATCATTCATTTATCGGTTTGGATTCACAAGGAATTGTTTTATGA